The window GTTATTATTACATAAATCACCATCCGCCAACCGGCACGGATATGCCCGAACCTGTTTACGAATGTCTGTTTTAATTTACCCGGTGTTTCTAATTCCGCAATATCTTCGCCGGAAGAATCTTCAGTTGTTGTTCCGTTTTCTTCTTCTGATTCACCGGGACGCTGCTCTAATTCTTCGTTCATATGAGCCTCCTGTTCATCTCACCCGTTACCGGATAGTTAGTTACGCTCCCCGGGATATTTTTAATACGCTCTTGCAAATACTACAAACGTCTCAGATTCTTTGCCGCACTTTACGCAGCTCCCCTTTTCTCCGGGCTGCTCGAACGGAATCACCCTTATCGTGGCTTTTGTCTCTTTCTGTATCTCCGTCTCGCATTCCTCAGAACCGCACCAGTAAGCCTCCCCGAATCCGCCTTTTGAACTGTAATACTCCCTTAATCGGTCGTATGAGTCCAATCGTTCGGTATTATCATTTCTGAATGCAACAGCCCGGTCAAACAGGTTTTTCTGGATTTTTTCGCTGATCTTACCAAATTCATTTTCGGCTTTGTCGATAGGTACGAAAGACTTTTCGCCGTTGTCCCTGCGTACCAAAACGATCTGGTTTTCCGCTACGTCTTTCGGTCCTATTTCGACCCTGACGGGGATTCCTTTCAACTCCCACTCGTTGAACTTCCATCCGGGAGTCACGTTCGTTCTGTCGTCAATCTTATATGAGATACCCGTTTTTTTGAATATGCTTTCAAGATTGTCCGTAAACTTTCGAACCTCAGCCTCTTCCTCCTCCTTCTTCCAGATTGGAACGATTATCACTTCAAATGGCGAAAGTTTCGGTGGCAGAACAAGACCCTTATCGTCACTGTGAGTCATAACAAGCGCGCCTATGAGACGTGTACTCACACCCCAGCTCGTAGCGTAGACGTATTCTTCCCGGTTATCTTCATTCTGAAATTTAACGTCGAAGGCTTTCGCAAAATTCTGTCCCAGATAATGACTTGTACCAGCCTGAAGCGCCTTCCTGTCTCCCATCATCGCCTCAATCGCATATGTGTCGACAGCGCCGGCAAACTTCTGAGATTCAGATTTCTTACCCATGATAACAGGCATCGCCATATACTCCTCGGCAAATGTTTTGTACACCTCGAGCATTCTTAATGTCTCTTCCTCCGCCTCCTCGGCAGTGGCATGTGCAGTATGCCCCTCCTGCCAGAGAAACTCGGTTGTCCTCAGGAATAGTCTCGTCCTCTTCTCCCACCGGACGATGTTAGCCCACTGGTTGATGAGCAGCGGTAAATCTCTGTAGGATTGAATCCAATTCTTGTACATCGACCATATAATGGTTTCGGAAGTGGGGCGGATAATTAAGGGTTCCTCTAATTTCTTCCCACCGCCGTGTGTAACGACAGCAAGTTCCGGCGAGAACCCTTTAATATGTTCCGCTTCTTTTTGAATGAAGCTTTCTGGTATCAGCAACGGGAAATACGCATTTTCGTGTCCCGTTTCTTTGAACATTTGGTCCAATCTATCCCTGATTTTCTCCCATATGGCGTAGCCATGCGGTCTGATTACCATACATCCCTTTACCGGCGCATAATCCGCCAGCTCCGCTTTTAAAACTATATCGTTATACCACGCAGAATAATCAGTTTCTTTACCGGTTATCCCTTTGGACATTTAGTCTCCTGATTTAATACGTATGCTCTAAGCATTTGTTTCTATGCTATGAGAACCGGACTTTATATTACCTAATAGAAGAGATTATTACAATTGAAAGTAGAAGAGCGGAAAGATCCTATACACTTTCAACTACCGAACACCGCTCTTAAAACATAATAGATTATTACGGCGAATATCGCACCGACAGGAACTGTAACGAACCAGCTTATGATGATATTTCTGACTACACTCAAATTCAATGACGCTATTCCCCGAGCCATACCCACACCAAAAACCGCACCGACGAGCGTGTGGGTCGTTGATATCGGTATTCCGAGTTTAGATGCCAGAGCGATGACAGTCGCCGCGCTGAACTCAGCCGCAAACCCCCTCGAGGGCGTTATCTCAGTAATCTTTTTCCCGATCGTTTCCATTACTTTCCAGCCGAGTGTTGCGATCCCCACCGCGATACCAATTCCCCCGAGGAGAAGCAACCAGATAGGAACCGCAACCTCCATCGCCACTTCTTTAGTTTGAATTATAGAAACAACGGCCGCTAAAGGTCCTATGGCGTTTGCTACATCGTTAGCCCCGTGCGCAAACGCTACGAACACCGCGCTCAGCACCTGCAAGTAACCGAATATCCGCTCTACAAAATGGTAATCCTCCCCACCAGTGTTTTTTGCCTCGGTATATGCGCTATCCTCTATGTTGTCAGCAAGATTTTCCATGTCAGAGTATATATTGCCCAATCTGCGGAAAATTGACCCTGTTGCGTAATTCAGATTTTTTTCTCTGTAAGTCAGAGTTTTCCGGAGGCTTTTAGAGACTATCAGATTATCGTTTTTAGCCATTTGCTGCGTCAGTACAAATTTTCTTTTGTACTTACTTATGTCCACCCCGAACATTAACATCGCGCTTAAAGCCCATGCGCCGAACCCGAGTGCGAATGATAATACTATCGACTGTTTGAGAGTAAGGTCGAGATTGGCATGACTTAGCCCCTTAAATAAGAGAACTAACGACATAACCAGTATTACCATACCGAATATTATAGGAACTAACCGCCTTGTCGCCAGCATAACGTCACGGGCGTTAAGAATGAATTTCCGGATCAGTGTGAACACGAGAAACGCGACAACCCCGCTTATCAAAGGTGAAAAAACCCATGACGATGCTATGGTTCCGACTTTTCCCCAGGCGATCGAATCAAACCCGCCGCCAATAATTCCAAAACCCACTACCGCCCCTACTATCGTATGGGTGGTACTTACCGGCCATCCGAACATCGTGGCAATCTGTAACCACAGACCGGCGGCAAGTAAAGCGGCAAGCATACCGTACAAAAGCGTTTCGGGAGTGGCCGCGTATATAAGAGGATCGATTATCCCCTTTCTAACGGTATTCGTTACATTCCCGCCCACAAGAACCGCACCGGCAAAATTTGCTGTTGCTGCGATAATTACCGCCTGCCGGAGAGTCAGAGCTCTGGAACCTACGGACGTACCCATGGAATTTCCGACGTCGTTCGCACCGATATTCCACGCCATATAAAATCCGAAGATTAAAGCGGTATAAAGGAGTATCGTCTCTGATCCCATAAGGAGTGAAATTCCCTCTCGATTAACGTGTGAATAACAGGCGGATATGATTACCTATATTTTCAGCATGATTCGCCACGTCGCCAACCCTTGTCAGCACCCTTGACCACATAATTACCGAGATCGGGTCAAGCTTCTTTTCTAATTCGAAAACTATTTTCGCCACATTCTTTCCAGCCTCGTCGCTCTCATGTTCGATCTCACCCAATTCGGTTATCATACCGAGAACTCTTTCAGCTTCCGGTCCGCCGAAGGAGGCTTCCGACAGTTCGTCGAGCCGATTTATAATTTCCGAGGATTTATCACACGTCTCAAGCACCCGGTCAATAAATTCAAAGAGACCCTCTTTCATCTCCTCGTGGATTTCCAATCGGCGTATGTGAAGCAGAGCCGCTACGTCCTGCACCTTGTCGGCAACCGAGTCCTGCGTGGACAAAAGCTCGAGAAGGTCTCTCCGGTTCATAGGCAGGAACAGCCATTTCGGAGTCTCACCTCGAAATCTGTTTTTCACCTTGTCCGCTTCGTGCTCTGCTTCGTTTATCGATGCGTAAAGCTCCTCAAACTTTTCTTCGTCACCATCGACAATCGCTTCAAACAGCGGTCGAAGATGACTCACGGTTTCCATGATTCTCTCCCCGTGTTCCTGGAGCGGCACAAAAGGTGATTTACCGAATATACGTGAAAGGTTTCTCATAACGCTCACTCAGTTAGATAATACAAGCAGG is drawn from Candidatus Neomarinimicrobiota bacterium and contains these coding sequences:
- a CDS encoding inorganic phosphate transporter gives rise to the protein MGSETILLYTALIFGFYMAWNIGANDVGNSMGTSVGSRALTLRQAVIIAATANFAGAVLVGGNVTNTVRKGIIDPLIYAATPETLLYGMLAALLAAGLWLQIATMFGWPVSTTHTIVGAVVGFGIIGGGFDSIAWGKVGTIASSWVFSPLISGVVAFLVFTLIRKFILNARDVMLATRRLVPIIFGMVILVMSLVLLFKGLSHANLDLTLKQSIVLSFALGFGAWALSAMLMFGVDISKYKRKFVLTQQMAKNDNLIVSKSLRKTLTYREKNLNYATGSIFRRLGNIYSDMENLADNIEDSAYTEAKNTGGEDYHFVERIFGYLQVLSAVFVAFAHGANDVANAIGPLAAVVSIIQTKEVAMEVAVPIWLLLLGGIGIAVGIATLGWKVMETIGKKITEITPSRGFAAEFSAATVIALASKLGIPISTTHTLVGAVFGVGMARGIASLNLSVVRNIIISWFVTVPVGAIFAVIIYYVLRAVFGS
- a CDS encoding TIGR00153 family protein is translated as MRNLSRIFGKSPFVPLQEHGERIMETVSHLRPLFEAIVDGDEEKFEELYASINEAEHEADKVKNRFRGETPKWLFLPMNRRDLLELLSTQDSVADKVQDVAALLHIRRLEIHEEMKEGLFEFIDRVLETCDKSSEIINRLDELSEASFGGPEAERVLGMITELGEIEHESDEAGKNVAKIVFELEKKLDPISVIMWSRVLTRVGDVANHAENIGNHIRLLFTR
- a CDS encoding proline--tRNA ligase; translation: MSKGITGKETDYSAWYNDIVLKAELADYAPVKGCMVIRPHGYAIWEKIRDRLDQMFKETGHENAYFPLLIPESFIQKEAEHIKGFSPELAVVTHGGGKKLEEPLIIRPTSETIIWSMYKNWIQSYRDLPLLINQWANIVRWEKRTRLFLRTTEFLWQEGHTAHATAEEAEEETLRMLEVYKTFAEEYMAMPVIMGKKSESQKFAGAVDTYAIEAMMGDRKALQAGTSHYLGQNFAKAFDVKFQNEDNREEYVYATSWGVSTRLIGALVMTHSDDKGLVLPPKLSPFEVIIVPIWKKEEEEAEVRKFTDNLESIFKKTGISYKIDDRTNVTPGWKFNEWELKGIPVRVEIGPKDVAENQIVLVRRDNGEKSFVPIDKAENEFGKISEKIQKNLFDRAVAFRNDNTERLDSYDRLREYYSSKGGFGEAYWCGSEECETEIQKETKATIRVIPFEQPGEKGSCVKCGKESETFVVFARAY